Sequence from the Melanotaenia boesemani isolate fMelBoe1 chromosome 21, fMelBoe1.pri, whole genome shotgun sequence genome:
gaaaccagaataaagaaatccaggataattaagcaagcccagcttgacctagcttgcgcggcctatcctggcttaattggttgcacgtttgctgagccaggatgagaaggtgcggctaggttaagccaggtgaagatagttgggataagtgcgtgtgcacggtatactgaagcagacctcgcgatcgttcacagaatcaccgatggggaaatggataaaagtcgcgcgtcctacttcacggccgctgaacaacagctcctgacggagttctctgacgaagttaaggatattataagaaaaaaaaaggcaataccaatgccataagtaaagaactagagagagcctggcagacaatagccgactggctcaatgcgtaagtagtcaaaaactgtacaattagtaaacagtgctccactggaactgtcataattaggctacaattaaaggagttacttttcaaatccactaactgttgtatactttaagagtgacaagcaggtgcatgttactcaggaaatgtagagtatgattaggtgcaaacaattatccacaatgtgtcatttaatctattttcctcatgaaacatttttatctattttatttttctatccttcataaaggacaaacctgtctggccataaaaggacctggcagcaagaaaaaattaaatataagaacattttgcaggctggtaagtgactccaaagtagataactgtgaacaaatgaggtgaatagataaggtgtctgctgacatgttcaatgtctgtatgattgtagcagttaaaaaaaaaaaaaaaaaaaagcctatagaactggcacagggggcggcccaccaagccaggatgtgactccagcagaggaactggcactccatttaaataaagggaggccagtgatggaggggatccagggagggacaataactgactctgtcccagccacagaaactgtccgcttcatacaagcaattctactgcacatggaacacaatcaaatagaatatagtgtctgactttggataaccttgtagtgtctgggaacacaattacacttttggagccaccagaagatgatccggttagtacagtgtctcgaaatcacaggcttggtatgttctgtgaaatcttaatccaagttCTCTCGCTACATGTATACGGCacggggaaggcacatctgcagctgcagaatgcacgtctgcagatgaggagactgtgtcagtggagtccagaaggcttgagacatgtcaattttatgggattggcctgcttatttattccatgaaggatatgaagtcagtgatgtggtgctaatagaaaatgtgtagcaggacccggatgctgcacagtcttcTAAGcagcctggtaacattgtgagtattggctaaagtacatctacgttatgcacaaatcccgctgtgctaattgacatttcctttacagacttcataAACTGTCAGAatgctttattcagggcacctggagagagagatagagctggcagatgttaaaagctgactcaaaaagagcaagccccaaggaatggagctggatcttgagattaaatgCCGGGCActcagaaaaaaggaaatccaGTAActgaaaatctgtatctctcaatgacatagtcatctccaaaggccaggggatgtgacctgtccctgaagactcgttcacgtctgaatgctcttctgaggatgcgggcttcctcgtccagcacatcctttgaaaaagggcaagccattatgaaggggagttggacctatatattctacattgccctcgtcacggatttctttgaatacacctttgtaacctcatccgctgtgttttgtaatctcaattaatgcaataaaccatatatttataaaacctctgacagcaatttgtcagcagtcttcattagcatagcaatataacacttggcctgagcaataatactgcaactcgaatccatataaaaaggctgttgcgattacgaacagatttcgattaaatgtacagtgactgtttatgtaatattttaatactggatgattaaaatgacgcgccatacttaggaagaccatggacatgctgtaaaacacattaattcctcacagaattgacgctggacatgcaggtgactcgctaggattaatcttccggcagttagcctggtctggaccaggctagctgcagcggataaatcaccacagtaacttggccgggtttagtttgagctgctttcatacaactgacttagggctaaattcagccaggataaccaacatatcccggcttaatcgcttatcttggtttcgtgcaatacccctctggtcaaaaattttttattttgattaaattatttattttctgttatttatttgataatcTGACATTTATGACATCCTTGCATTAAGCTCAACATACCTCCCTAACCCATCAATCTAGCGTTGTCGTACAGTCCCTCAGGGCTACCCCTCAAATctatttaaagctttttattttaaatatttcacttAGATTTCTTTTAATTGAATTAGATTTTTTGTAAGCCACACCCTACCAATGGATCAGTCCACGTTTCCTCCTAATCCCCCTTTAAATAGCACCAGAGGCACTGAGCCAATGTGCAGCTTATTAAATTAGAGGGAGATAtgtctttacataaaaaaacacactggaaAACAGATTACTTTTAATAAAGGACAGGTCTGATTACTTTGTCTGCACTTGCACAATTAAGGAAATGCAGATGTGGAAGACGAGCTGTAGATACCTGTTGGGTTGGCAAAGGCGTTATCCAGACCTTTGGCTAGCGGGGTAGCAGGGAGGGAAAGGGATGCCTGCACAGCAGAGTCCATCTTCACACTATCCTGTGTGGGAGAACTTGGAGCAGATGTCCTGGTTGCATCTGCCTGCCTCTCCCGCACAGCCAGCTCCTGCCGCAAGTcttaaaccaaaaataaagagATCAGCTaaagatttaacaaaataaaagacacgGCCTAAAATATCTGTGGGCAAGTAGATCAAACTGTCATGGTTCATCAAAGAGGAGGGGAACTGCAGCAGCTTTAAGTTAATGAGCCAAAGCTGTGACCGCCAGCATGGCTCATTAGTGGAATTCAGTCAATAATCACCTCTGGCTTCATCCTTGAATCTTTGTACAGAGACCAGAAGGGACTCCTTCTCATCCAGCTCACTTTCCAGGAAGGCATTTCTCTCAATGGCCTGGTTCAGGCGCTGCTCGAAGTTCTCAAGAGACACAATGGTGGCtctgagaaaaaaagacttcatTAACTCTGCTCAAGTATCATCAGAAGCAAGTCCTATATGTTTACTAACTATTATTCCAGTACTGTTACTCTAGATGATAAATGATCAATATCTCAGACATGTATTGATTTTAATCCAATTAAAGCCAGCAGTCAAATGAGTTTCAAAGCATTTGCTAACTTTAATGAGCTTTAAGAAAATTCTCTTCTACAGCAGATTAAATAGTGAGATGTGTTGGAGATTGAAAAACACCTGCATCCTAACAATGAATTACTTGTTTTAGGTCACATCtgctttattaatattacaTTAGATGAAGCAGTAGTCAACCTAACTCAGAGGTCTGCAACGTATActaataaaaagacatttttaccacctgtccccctaaaaaaaacatagtttagAGCAGAAAAACCTGTTTGACTCTAAAAAATAACTTGCAATACACAAACCTATTAACATCTTATTGTCACGTGAtggaatataataaatattcagcaTTTTCAGCAAAAACCAAATGCCTCTACTtaatgagataaaaataaaaagtgaataatAAAGGGTGAAATACACTCAAACCTTTTGGCTCTCTCTAAGTCGTCGTTGGACTGTTCGAGCTCTCTGACATATTTATGAAGCTGCTCCTTGATGCTGCGCGTTTGGCCGAGGTCATCCTCCAGCACGGAGATCTGCTTGTAGCTCTGAGAGTACtgctgctccagcttctcctgaggaggaggaggaaaggacATGATGAAGACTGAAACACTGTACTGTACATGTGACAGCATTTAACCAATAAAAACAGCGAGAAGCAGAGCTATATATCACACAATGATTTAATATCCACCAACTCACACCACCATCCATTTTTCAAGGCTTTTCTCACTCCGCCTTTCCATTACTGCTGCGGATGTGAAGTGTGACCTATATATGCGAAAGCCCTGTGACAATCAGCTCAATAAAAACCACAagcctgtttgtgtgtctgacctATATAAGCTGTTGAATTGGTGTCTGAATGAACTGTAACCAACCTCACAAAAGGCCAGACAGGCCCCTGTTTCCGCTTCACATCTCATTCTCACGTGCTAATAATACCGCAGTgaataatgtaaaatgttttatattaagcTGTGCTTTCTGAAATGCTGCTAAGGTTCTTGAATGCTTTGATTtactgtgaagcactttgtgaccTCCAGTCTATCAACTGAAATGTCACACATGAGTGTAATTTTTCATTGTAAGGCGTAATTATAAGAAAATATGGAAAATCTTAAATCAGGACTGTGGAATGaaattaacaaaatgaaaaatactttattcatcccagaGAGAAAGTTCAATCCCCATCAAACACCATAAAGACATGAcctaaagtttttttaaaaactggaaatgtTAATTTAACTCATTTAGCCCAACTCTACAAATTtaggatgaaaaaaaatatgtaaattcaaTCTGTGATCTTCTGCTTATTAATGCTCTTTCTTCACTATTTTAGCTTAACTTTGAACTATTTtgttaaattcagctttatatGTACAGCACCACTTAATAACAAAGTCATCAcaaagcacttttacagacacagttcAATTCAGTCCGTTCATTATAATTTAACCTCATTATAATCCTGTTCAAACAAATACACAATATGATTCACATTAGTGCAGCTTATAACTGTTCATACTGTCTAAAACCAATCAATATAACTACCCTGCAAAGGAAGGACCTGAAAGGCAAACTATCTTTTGAGTAGAAAAGCCTGAAAACTGCAGTTCCTTACTTTGAATAAGTGATTATATCTAAACcgatcacaataaaataaaatagaagctTCATAATGGCTGCACAAAATTACCAAATGCattgaagttttgtttttttgttttttttcaaaaagggTAAAGAAGGAAGTTTGTCTCTCATCACAATCTACCCCCTTGCCATCATtagaaagtgagaaaaaactAAAGCTGAAATAAACATTCTCATATATGACTTTTTGGAGTTAAACAAAAGCTAACGGCAACATCAACATCACAGTGACTAAAACATGAATTTAGACACATTCAGACAGTTTGGTTACTGGGACAATTCTTCCACACGAGctgttcattttatatttttaaaccttTGTTCAAACTTGCTTGCATTGGTGAATGGCTGATTGTTTCAAGactcagttttattcattaGTGCATCTTGACTAACTTGGTGCTAACTTGGAAGCTTCAATATTCTGAAAATGCAAAATGTTCTCCATTGGATGGTTTCTTTAACGCTTCATGACTTTGTACTATATTATGAAGAAGAAAAGCTACATGTTTGCATAAAGCCACCTGTGTACGATGGCTTCAAAAACTACATTCATTCTACaccaaggccggctttacgcaggggcaagagggggcagtgccccctcaaacaaacattctgccccctcaatcaaatgcgccgaaatgggcaaatctctccaaacgctctctcccctctgtactgaactctgtgtgtcggagcttcacaggatccattgtactgtcttcaacaagtccttcccaccaccacagaaaacaaccaatcagtgtttagtatgcaaatgagttgacatacagcctgatcttgcggtgtcatatttctccccctcgtagagagagcggctgctgagctccagcggtaaaacttatagagtaaagctctgttaaatgtgttgtagcgatactgaataaatacttataataacagacgtatttattgcatctattctgtcaactggggtttgtttctgttctatttaaacgtgtctacgcctgttagtaggagcagtgatcagtcacgcacgggccatagatgtgactgcctcctcggtacaatacagactgagggaaaacgagctgcgcatatgacacccctcaagctccgcccagcctttagttcagcatgctaggaCAAATTTGTAAGAGTTTTTGGGCAGAAAAATAGGAGACTGCTGTTGTAGAGTGAGGAAAAGTTtctaaacaaaataatgatttgAAAAAAGGACCCACACTCCCTCCCCCCACATTgagagaagataaaaataagaaataaaataaaataaaaatatagataaaaataaagatatctaatgttctgctctgttttggttgtttgaTGGGTTTGTTCGTTTGGGATACCTCTTTTATACTGTAGgttatttacatttgtataCATATATGAGGTTATTGTAACAAAGTTATTTTAGATGCATTAATGGCTGTACGGTAAGAAAATTAtgttgttggttcttaaaattttgatgaaggatcatttagtttttagtcattttcatttattatcattatttccccctgaaggttcactgccttattttggtagggggtttaattttttgctctgttattgttgtgcttgatagttatgattctttaatcattatggtctatatacagacagaaacaaacacacagatagttgagtttattgttatgagtttcaaatttattcaaaatgcttagacatctaatggctgtccaatagggcaattgttattttgttggttgttaaagctttgataatggatcattcttttcttttttcttacttcattttgttattgatattttctgttccccccctgagggat
This genomic interval carries:
- the LOC121632969 gene encoding nuclear distribution protein nudE-like 1-A, which translates into the protein MRCEAETGACLAFCEEKLEQQYSQSYKQISVLEDDLGQTRSIKEQLHKYVRELEQSNDDLERAKRATIVSLENFEQRLNQAIERNAFLESELDEKESLLVSVQRFKDEARDLRQELAVRERQADATRTSAPSSPTQDSVKMDSAVQASLSLPATPLAKGLDNAFANPTVLPNGYGSNSPLTPSARISALNIVSDLLRKVGALESKLAACRNFAKDQKARKAYSLDNSNVLNANTASYSQALHTSYFDKARTMNGLESGTLAAITAPPSASSPGLVPLAV